In Rattus norvegicus strain BN/NHsdMcwi chromosome 1, GRCr8, whole genome shotgun sequence, a genomic segment contains:
- the Vom1r9 gene encoding vomeronasal 1 receptor 9: MDARNLGVGITYLLQSVVGLLGNISLIFYYLIIYYKKHKIKPMDLILMHLIIVNILIILSKGLATTMGCFGLKLFFNDWSYHFFMYVLRVFRSMSIVTICLLSVFQAITIMPRNSCLKNLRVKSTMDISFCISLCWVLYIIINVIFPLYMSITLSRKNITKDTNFKLYTIVGYDKITGSLYTTFFVFPEILFSGLITWSSSSMIVLLYRHKRRVQYLQSTHASHSSSPESRATQNILVLVSIFLAFYTISAISHAYSALFHSSDKWLMIFSNILTLCLPTSSLFVLMSHSSSLSKLCFL, encoded by the coding sequence ATGGATGCCAGGAATTTGGGAGTAGGAATAACATATCTGTTACAGAGTGTAGTTGGACTTCTAGGAAACATCTCTCTCATTTTCTACTACTTGATTATTTACTAtaagaaacacaaaataaagcCCATGGATTTGATTCTCATGCATCTGATCATAGTTAACATCTTGATCATTCTCTCTAAAGGATTGGCTACCACAATGGGATGTTTTGGCTTGAAACTTTTCTTTAATGATTGGAGCTatcatttttttatgtatgttctAAGAGTTTTCAGGAGCATGTCCATTGTCAccatctgcctcttgagtgtCTTCCAGGCTATCACCATCATGCCAAGAAACTCCTGTTTGAAAAATCTTAGAGTCAAGTCTACAATGGACATTAGTTTCTGCATTTCTCTCTGCTGGGTCTTGTACATCATTATAAATGTTATTTTCCCTTTGTACATGTCCATAACATTAAGTAGGAAAAATATAACAAAGGATACAAATTTCAAGCTCTATACTATTGTAGGATATGACAAAATCACAGGTTCATTATATACAactttttttgtgtttcctgaaATTCTGTTTTCTGGTCTCATCACTTGGTCCAGTAGCTCAATGATTGTCCTTCTGTACAGGCACAAACGACGAGTTCAATACCTCCAAAGTACTCATGCTTCCCATAGCAGCTCCCCTGAATCCAGAGCCACTCAGAACATTCTGGTACTAGTTTccatctttcttgctttttatacaaTCTCTGCCATCTCACATGCTTACAGTGCTCTTTTTCACAGTTCAGATAAGTGGctgatgattttctcaaacattttaactttgtgtcttcccacttcaagCCTTTTTGTACTTATGAGTCACTCATCCTCTCTCTCCAAACTCTGCTTTCTCTAG